From the genome of Candidatus Methylomirabilota bacterium:
CCCCCAGGTGACGTACACCCCGACGAGCAGGAACGCGACGAGCTTGACGATGGACTCGACGGCGACGGCCGTCATGAGGCCCGTCTGCTGCCGGGTGAAGTCGAGGTTGCGCGCGCCGAACAGGATGCCGAAGAGGGCGAGCGTGCCGGCCACGAGGAGCGTCGGGTCGAAGCCGGAGAGCACCCCCGAGTCGCCCAGCATGAGCCGGAACGAGACCGAGACCGCCTTCAGCTGGAGCGCGATGTACGGGATCATCCCGCAGACCACGAGCGCGGCGACGAGCGTGCCGAGCGAGGCCGACTTGCCGTAGCGGCTGCCCACGAAGTCGGAGATCGTCGTGATCCGCTGCTCCTTGGCCACGCGCACGAGCTTGCGCAGCACGGTGGGCCACATGAGCGCGACCAGCGCCGGCCCGAGGTAGATCGTGAGGAACTCGAGGCCCCGGTTGGCGGCGAGGCCGACGCTCCCGTAGAAGGTCCACGCCGTGCAGTACACCGAGATCGCGAGCACGTAGGTCGCGGCCCGCAGGCGCGGCGCGGCGAGCCGCCGGCCGAAGCGCTCGGCGACCGCGGCGACGAGGAACAGGAAGCAGAGGTACGCGAGCAGGATCGCGACGATCGGCGTCTGCGACTGCCAGGTCACGGCGCGTCCTCACCCCCCGGCCGGCGCGCGGCCCAGGCGAGCACGGCGACGATCGCGGCCCACACGCCGAAGAGGTAGAGCACGAGCACGGGAACGCCGAGCAGCAGGACCGGCCGGTTGGGGATGGAGAGAAGCGGCCAGACCAGGAGCGCGCTCCCGAGCGCGAAGCAGACGGCGAGGAGGTCCCGGCGTCGCACAGCCTACCGCGACGCGGTCGCGCCGCGCCGGCGGCGTCGCGCGACGCCGGTGCGGATGGCCGCGTCGGCGACGGCGGTGGCGACGGCCGGGACGACCCGGCCGTCGAACATCGAGGGCGTGATGTACTCCTCGCCGAGCTCGGCCTTGGAGACGATCGCGGCGAGCGCGTGGGCCGCGGCGAGCTTCATCTCGTCGTTCACCCGGCTGGCGCGCACGTCGAGCATCCCCCGGAAGAAGCCGGGGAAGCAGCACGAGTTGTTGATCTGGTTCGGATAATCCGACCGCCCCGTCGCCATCACCCGCACGTAGGGGCCCACCTCCTCGGGGAGGATCTCGGGGATCGGGTTCGCCATGGCGAACACGATCGGGTCGCGCGCCATCGCCTTGATCTCCTTGAGCGAGACCACGCCCGGGCCGGAGAGGCCGACGAAGACGTCGGCGCCCTGGAGCGCGTCGGCGACCGTCCCCCGGATCTTCTTCTCGTTCGTGTGCTTGGCGAACCACTCCTTCATCGCGTTCATGTTGTCGGTCCGGCCGCGGTAGAGCGTGCCCGCGCGGTCGCAGGCGATGATGTGCTTGGCGCCGGCCCGCATGAGGAGCTTCGCCGTCGCGATGCCGGAGGCGCCCGCGCCCGTGAACACGATGCGCACGTCGGCGAGCCGCTTCTTGACGATCTTGAGCGCGTTGACGAGCGCCGCCAGGACCACGACCGCCGTGCCGTGCTGGTCGTCGTGGAACACGGGAATATCGAGATCGCGCTGGAGCCGCTGCTCGATCTCGAAGCAGCGCGGCGCGGAGATGTCTTCGAGGTTGATCCCGCCGAACACCGGCGCGATGGCCTTGACGATTGCGACGATCTCGTCCACGTCCTTCGTCGCGAGGCAGAGCGGGAACGCGTCGACGCCGGCGAACTCCTTGAAGATGAGCGCCTTGCCCTCCATCACCGGCTGCGCGGCGCTCGGCCCGATGTCGCCGAGCCCCAGGACCGCGGTGCCGTCGGTCACCACCGCGACGCAATTCTGCTTGATCGTCAGCGCGTAGGCCTTCTCCGGGTCGTGGTGGATGGCCATGCAGACGCGCGCGACGCCGGGCGTGTAGGCCATCGAGAGGTCGTCGCGGGTCTTGACGCTCATCTTCCCGCGCACCTCGATCTTGCCGCCCAGGTGCATCAGGAAGGTGCGGTCGGAGACGTTGACGACCTTCACGCCCTGGACCCCGCGGATCCGGTCCACGATCTGCTGGCCGTGGCGCTCGTCGCGCGCCTTGAAGCTGATGTCGCGCGTGATCGTGGACTTGCCGACCTCCACGAGATCGATCGCGCCGATGTCGCCGCCGCCCTTGCCGATGGCCGACGTCACCCGCCCGAGCATCCCGGGCCGGTTCGTGATCGCCAACCTCACGGTGAGGCTATAGCTCGCGCTTGGAGCCTGCATGGTGGAGCCCCCCCCTGGGCCGACCGGTATCTTCGAGCCGAGTGGGCGGTATTC
Proteins encoded in this window:
- a CDS encoding malic enzyme-like NAD(P)-binding protein; the encoded protein is MQAPSASYSLTVRLAITNRPGMLGRVTSAIGKGGGDIGAIDLVEVGKSTITRDISFKARDERHGQQIVDRIRGVQGVKVVNVSDRTFLMHLGGKIEVRGKMSVKTRDDLSMAYTPGVARVCMAIHHDPEKAYALTIKQNCVAVVTDGTAVLGLGDIGPSAAQPVMEGKALIFKEFAGVDAFPLCLATKDVDEIVAIVKAIAPVFGGINLEDISAPRCFEIEQRLQRDLDIPVFHDDQHGTAVVVLAALVNALKIVKKRLADVRIVFTGAGASGIATAKLLMRAGAKHIIACDRAGTLYRGRTDNMNAMKEWFAKHTNEKKIRGTVADALQGADVFVGLSGPGVVSLKEIKAMARDPIVFAMANPIPEILPEEVGPYVRVMATGRSDYPNQINNSCCFPGFFRGMLDVRASRVNDEMKLAAAHALAAIVSKAELGEEYITPSMFDGRVVPAVATAVADAAIRTGVARRRRRGATASR